DNA sequence from the Paenibacillus azoreducens genome:
TTGTGATGATACAAATGAAGTTTATCAATGTGTAAAGCAGGTTTTTAAAGAAACGAACCAAACGTATTTCCCATATTTTCATCTGGATAGCGTTATCGGTTGGTTGTGGTTTAATTTTATGGGTTTAAGTGAAGAAGAATGGGAACAACGGGTTGAAAATCCTGAAATCCGCTTCAAAATTAAGCGAGTGGCACAAAAATTGGAAGGCGTCTCTCATTTTGATTCATTTGGTGTCGATATGCATAAAAATGGTTTATGTCCGTATTCAACAAGCTTTTTTGTTTCAAAAACAGATGAATGTTTTAATCTCTTGAATGATGGTTCATATACTTACGGAGAAAATGACTATGAATTTGGCAATTTTCGCGCCTATCGATATACTATTGAAAACTCTCGGCCAGCTACCGGCATCGCCGCTGCCTGGGTCGCAATGAATCGTTTAGGGAAAACAGGCTATCAAGAATATTTGGTCCGACTACATACATTAAGTTCATTGTTTAAAAAAGAATTAGAAAATCTAAGCGGCGTGTCTGTTATTACTGCTTCACTCGGCTGGGAAATTGTTTTTACGATTTCATTTAACCGGATTCAATCATATTCCTCCGATTTTGATCCGAACGAAATTGCCAAAACATTCATTCAATATTGTTGGAACGAAACGAATAAAGGACGGGAAATTCCATTAATTAGTATTGTGCCAGAATTTAAAGTGACTCCAGAGGATCGAACGAGAATAGCTTTTCTACTATATCCGATGCATTTATTTTCCGAGGATAAAACCGGAGAGATTATAAGTAAATTAGCCTCGTGTATTTACGAATTTGAAACGAAAGTACTATCAGGAGAAATTGTAATCGAGAATCGCCTCTTGGAAAAACCAATCCGCTGATAAACTCTTAATAATTTCGCAATTGGAAATCCAGATGGTTCTCCAAATCCCTGGGTAGAATTGCGCGCTCTATGAATTTCCGGATCGGTGGCCCGCAATTTAGCGGCTGATTGAAGCATCTTAACACATTGTCCCTTACGAAATACACCCCAATTGTTAGTTACGCCTAACAAATTGGGGTGCAGTTTTATTTATTCACCGGAAAACGGAAGGGTTATGCCAAAATAGGTCTGCAATGCCTTGTGGTATTCATCCGGAGAGCGTGGAACAAATGTTTGCGCCCCCGCTGATGTAAAAATTCTGAATTCATCTCCCGCCACCGTATTCCGCCCCTCCAGAGTACGGATAAATACCATCGCCGTCTGCGTAAAGATCGAGTCAGGAGCATGCTGACACCAATAGGAGGCCATCTCATAATCCTGCGGCAGCTGCGGTTCCTCGGTAAAGGAATAAATCCGGCTCCACTCCCCATGCTTTCGTTCACTCAACATCCAGCCGTAAAACGGGTCGAGCTCCAGTCGGTAACATTCCCCGCCCAGCTGTTGTTCAAGACCCTCTACTAGCAGCAAGGGCCGAGCCGGCACAATGCCTCCAACGCCGACATCGCAAATATAGGACTGCCCTTCCGCCTTTACCCGTAAAACATGATGTCTGCGCATCGGCGGCGGATTTGGTTCGTCACGCCAAAACCTCGCGAAATAGCGGGTAACCTGAAAACCAAGCTCCTCAAGCAACCAGCCGAACAATGCATTCAGTTCAAAGCAATATCCGCCGCGGCGGCGCAGCACGATTTTATCGTACAAATCATCCAACTCCAGGGACAGCGGTATCCCCTGCAAGATATCCAGGTTTTCATACGGCACAGCATAAATATGATGTTCTTGAAGGCTTGCCAGTGTGGACGCAGAGCGGTCGATCGCTCCGGTATACCCGATCCGCTCCAGATAAGCGGCAGCGCGCTGCGAGATTTGCGAATGGAATGAATTCATGGGACGATGTACCTCACCTTCATCGATATCAATTCTTCTTCTGTAGTCTTCCATATCGGAGCGTCCACCTCCTCCCTGCCGCAGCAAAAAAAGCGTTTTCATAGATCAATAGATTTATTGGAAATAGCAGATCTATGCGAAAATTGCTGATAGCGGCTAACTACGATTTTCCCTCGGTAGCCATCCGCCAATAGAAAAAAATCTCGACGTTCTTCAGGGGCGTTGGCACGTGGTCTTGAGCGTGGTTTGAACGATAGGAATGCAATTGATTCAAAGTGCATCCTCTCTACGCTCGATGCTGGTGCATTCAATGAACTCCTGCAAAAGAACATCCTCTTCACGCTCGATGCTTGCGCATTCAATGAATTCCTGCAAAAGAACATCCTCTTCACGCTCGATGCTTGCGCAATCAGTGAATTCCTGCTTAATGAATAATATTACGGGTATTTGAACAGTGGCATTATGAAATGGATTCTTGAATTCGTTTTTTGGATTTTAGTAAAATCCTCCATACAAAAATGACGGGCTGTTCCATCTGAAAAGTTGCAAAAGTGCATTTATTTTAGCGTTCCAGGCAACTATGGCTAGAAAGCTTGCAAAAGTGCATCTTTTCCCCGGCTTTTAGGCAGAGACAGGCGATTCATAGTCAAATGGATGTACTTTCGCAACAATTTTACATTTCACGCTATAAAAGGCCTGAAAAGGATGCACTTTCGCAACATTTTTCCTTTTCACATGATCAACTGTCTGCAAAAGCTTGCGCCCTGAATCCATTTCATATTGGATTGATATCGAGTATTTGAGCCGAAAAAGCCTGCATTTTTCAGGCTGTCGAGACCTCCCCCCCTTTCATTTCACGGGGTTTAAATTGCCTCGCGGGTCTCTCAAGTGGGGTGCTCAGAGCATTTTAAATCGATTTTTATTTTAAAAGATATGCTTCCCTGCTTCCCCCATATAAAAAATAGGGTGCCGAAAAGTCCGCTGGACATTCTCGACACCCTGATTTTTGCAGGCTTTTACCACACCTGCTGCTAGGCACCTTGTTCTGCTGCCCCTTCGGATTCCCCCAATTAGACAGCAGTATATCCGCCATCTAGACAGCAGTATATCCGCCATCCACAAGCAGGCTTGTGCCGGTGATGAACGATGCGTCGTCGCTGGCAAGGAACAGGACGGCTTTCGCAACTTCCTCCGGTTTGCCCAAGCGCCCCATTGGATGAAGCCCGATCAGATGATTGTTCAACGCTTCGGTTCGGCCCTGAATTAGCGGCGTATCGATGTAACCTGGGCAAACGGCGTTAATGCGTATTCCTTGGGAAGCATAGTCAGCGCTCAAGCTTTGGGTCAGCAGTTTCACGCCGCCTTTGGCGGACGCATAAGCGGTGACTCTCGATTTGCCGACATGGCTGTGAATGGAGCCGCAGTTCACGATCACGCCGCCAGCCCCTTGCGCCAGCATTTGCTTGATCGCATATTTATCGCAAAGGAAAACTCCGGACAGATTAATGTCGATCGTCCGCTGCCAGCTTTCGTATGACAGTTGATCCGCAGGCGCATCCTGCGCAATGCCCGCGTTCGCAAACAAAATGTCCAATTTTCCGTATTTCTCCACGGTTTGCTCAACCAAGCGAATGACATCCTGCTCCTTCGTTACATCGGTTTTGACGAATAACGCATCGAATCCTTGCTGGTTCAGTTCATCCGCAACAGCTTGTCCGCGATCCGCAAAATCCGCAATGACGACCTTTGCACCTTCCGCCGCAAACAGTCTAACAGTGGATTCACCGATTCCGCTTGCACCGCCCGTTACGATTGCTACTTTATTTTCAAATCTCATCTTTTCTCTCTCCCCGTACACAAATTGCATTAAACATTTCGAATAATTTTAAAAAAGTGGTTTGTACTGTTCGCTTCAACCTCGATTGTTTTTATGGTGGTTTAATATTAGGCATGTTATATATTGTTCTATCAGTTTGCCGTGGCGCCGCCGTCGATGATAAATTCGGAGCCTGTAGAATAAGACGACTCGTCGGAAGCCAGGAACAAAACCAGATTGGATACTTCTTCGACGGTACCGAACCTTCCCATTGGAGCCACGCGTTTCCCGAGCTCTGCCTCGGACATCTGGCTCATTTGTGCCGCATAATCACCCATGGCGGTGTTGATATATGCCGGATGGATGGAATTGACCCGAACATTGGCAGAGGCGTATTCAATCGCCGCATCTTTGGTCATCGTCCGTACCGCGCCTTTAGTTGCTCCATACGCCAAATGTCCCGACGCTCCAATCAGACCGGCAATAGAGGAAGCGTTAATAACCGAACCGCTTTTTTGTTTGGCCATCACCGGTAGGACATGCTTCAAGCCCAGGAAAACGCCCGTCACATTGATCGAAATCATCCGGTTCCACTCATCCAAGCCAATCTCCGCAATCGGTTTAATAAAGTAAATACCGGCGTTATTGAACAACACATCGATAGCACCGAATTGATTTAATGACTCCTCAACGATACTCTTCCATTGGTCTTCGTTGCTTACATCATGTTTGAATGCCAGGGCCGTACCGCCCGCCTTTTCGATTTCCGCCGCCGTCTGGCTTACGCTTTCCAAGCTGATATCCGTAACGATGACTTTGGCGCCTTCTTGCGCGAATCGAATTGCCGTTGTTTTTCCGATGCCTGCTCCCGCGCCTGTAATAAGTGCGACTTTACCTTCCAATCTCATGCGACCTCTTCCTTTCCATCCATTGCTTTGTGGCAGATCATAATCAATAACTAAGGGGCATGCAGTGCTCCAGCTTTAGTTCAAAGGTACCCCCAAACTTTACTTCTATGGTATCATCGAAATTAATTAAAAAAAATTTAATTATTTTTAATTTGATTTAAGAACAACTTAAACCAAGGAGGCGGATCATCATGAATATCGAAAGATTGGAGTATTTAGTTGAAGCTGCCAAAACAGGCTCCTTGTCTAAAGCTGCCCAAAATCTTCATGTGACCATCTCGGCAATCAGCCAATCCATTTCAAGCCTGGAGGAAGAATGGGGAGTTACGCTTCTCAAGCGGTCGAGAACAGGCGCTATCCCTACCCCCGAAGGAGAAGTCATCATTAATAAAGCTATTGAGCTGCTGCAAAAGTACAATGAGTTAAAAGAAGCAGCGTTAGGTTATTCCGAAACGGTTGAGGGAAGATTGAGGGTAGCCACCATCCCTGGTCCCGTGTTTCTCTTGGAGCAAGCCGTGCTTGATTTTAAAAAACAACATCCGCAGGTTAAAGTCGAAATCGCCGAGCAAGGATCGCAGGACATCATCGATGATATTTTGAATGATAAAAGCGACCTTGGCATTATCATTCTATTTAAAAACCGTTTGATTGAGCATATGGACCTGGAATTCGAGCGCCTGTTAAAAGTAAAGATGGTGGCGGCTACAAGCCTCCGCTCCCCGCTCGCCTTTAAAAAGGTAATTACGCCGGCGGAGCTTATCCAGCAACCGGTTGTCCTGTATAATGATGATTATGTAAAGTGGTTTATGGATGAGTTTCAGAAAAAGTACGGAAATGCCGACATTGTCTACACGACCAATAATCGGGCTTTAATCAGCCGTGCCTGCATGAATTATTTGGCGGTAACGCTGGGACTCAATTATTCCTTCATCACGGAGCCTTTATTTCCGGAAGACGATACCATAATCCTGGATTTGGATCTTCCGCAGCAAAGCCCGGTATATTTGGGAGTGATCCAGCGAAAAGACCGTACGCCATCGACCATTTCCCGCCATTTTCTCGAACGATTGAAACATGATATATCCGAATTGCGGCAAATGATGTAATCTAGATTGGAAGCAAAGCCGAGGAGGAGCTTGTAGCAATGAATTTTTCGTCCCTTATTCTAGGATTAATTCTATTCCTTAACTTTATATTTGCATTATTCGTTGTGTTTAAAGAACGCAGGGACGCCGGTACAACCTGGGCCTGGCTGCTGGTTCTATCTTTTATTCCGATTGCCGGCTTTTTGCTGTACCTGCTGTTCGCCCAGAACTTCCGGCATGTGCGTCTGTTTCATTGGGGGGACCTCAAAAAAATTGGCGTCGAGGAGACTTTGCTGGAGCAGCTCGAGCAGATGCAGAATGGAAACTATCAATTCCGCAACGAATCGGCACGCAAAAACCGCGATTTGATTTACATGCATCTGAATAACAACCATTCTATTTTTACGGAGGAAAATGCGGTCGATATCATTACAGACGGACAGGAAAAATTCGACCGGCTGTTCAAAGACATTGCAGAAGCAAAAAATTATATTCATGTCCAATACTACATCATTCGGAATGATGCCTTGGGCAAAAAACTGATTGGCATTCTCACGCAAAAAGCAAAAGAAGGCGTCAAAGTCAGAGTATTATATGATCAGCTTGGTTCCAAAACATTGACAAAAAGATTTTTCCGCGAATTCCGCGCTGCCGGCGGATTAGCCGAGGCTTTTTTCCCTTCGCGGCTGCGGCTCATCAATTTGCGGCTTAATTACCGTAATCACCGCAAGCTTGTTATTATTGACGGTGATATCGGTTATGTCGGCGGATTTAACGTAGGTGATGAATATCTGGGGCTCAACTCAAGTTTTGGATATTGGCGGGACACCCACCTCAGGATCACCGGTTCGGCCGTATATGCTATGCAGATCCGGTTTATTTTGGATTGGAACCAAGCGTCGCATCATCATTCCATTACATATACCCCCAATTTATTCCCCCGCGTGGAGCATGCAGGAAAAATTGGGATGCAGATCGTAACCAGCGGCCCGGATAGCGAGTTCGAACATATCAAAAACGGATATATCAAAATGATATCGTCAGCCAAAAAATCAATTTATATTCAGACGCCTTACTTTATCCCGGATGCAAGTTTGCTCGATGCGCTGCGGATTGCCGCCTTGTCCGGCGTCGAGGTGAAAATCATGATTCCCGATAAACCGGATCATATCTTTGTATACTGGGCAACGTATTCATACATTGGCCAGCTCCTGAAAACCGGGGCTACCGTGTATCTGTACAATAATGGATTTATACATGCCAAAACGATCGTGATCGATGAGGAAATCTCGTCGGTAGGAACGGCCAATATCGATTTCCGTAGTTTCAAGCTGAATTTTGAGGTTAACGCCTTTTTGTATGATGAACGAATTGCGAAAAAGCTGACCGAAGTGTTCGATGAGGATTTGCGTGTTTCCAGGCAGCTCACGCTGCATGAATACGAACAGCGTCCGAGATGGATTCGACTCAAGGAGTCCGTTTCCCGTCTGCTTTCGCCGATTTTATAATGAATTTTAGAAGCTGTCCTACCGTGGACAGCTTCTTTTTGCGTGCACCTTATTTCATTTCAAGCGACTGATTGATCTGCGACCAGGCCGGCTTGCCGAAGAGCCCCAAACGCCAAAACGCAACGCCTTTGAGATCATATCGTTTGGCCAGGCCGATTTTGGAATTTACCGTTGTATCCTTCTCGCTTCCTAGCGAAATTCCCAAGATCAGCTTGTCCTTGCTTGTTTCGTTAAGCGCTAAACGGATGGCTTCATCCACTTTGTTCAGCGGCTCAGGCCCTTTTTCCTGTTCGAATGCATATGCCATAATGACCAGGTCATCGGCCAAATTCGCCAATGTTTTGTAATCGTATCCGGAATAAGAGCTGTTCAGCGGATGCAGAACTACAGTCAACTTAAGCCCTGCCTGATGGGCTTTGCCTGAAAGATTTTTGATAAATCCGTTGTAATCCGATTTCACTTTGTTTTTGTCCCCGGTGAGACCCAGTCCTTCAAGATCGAGCGCAATGCCTTTGAATCCTTTTTCGGATGCGGTCTTCACGATTTGCGAAATCGTATTTGCCTGCAGTGCAGGATCTTCCAAATTTTTCGTGAGCTCATGGTTGGAATCAACCGAGTAGACCATCAGGTATGGCGCCGTCCCCTGCTGGGCCGCATCCTGAATAATCGATTCAGGCGTGATGTCGCCCGCTGCCTGCGGCCATTTGTATTCCTTGCCTTCAACCGTGAATTGCCCGTTCGCATCAATCCGGCTCCAGCCAAAAGCAACGGAATTAAACGAAGGGATATATGCCCGCTCATCAAAGGAAGAAAGCGCATAAAAACCCATCGTGTACATTTCTTTTTGCGGCGAGGTGATCGATACGGTTTGTGTCGGTTGATCCCATGCTACCTCTGCCCCAAACTGCTGGCTGAAGAAGCTGAGCGGGATCATCGTGCTGTTTTGGATCGTTTGCGGTGCGTTGGCGAGTGGGACGGACTTTCCGTCGACCAGGGCATTTTTACTGCCGATGGTGAGTACCACCTTCTTGGTTTCTCCGTTGCTTGCTTTGGTCGCCGTGATCGTCTGCTCCTTCGGATTCCATACCACGGCAATCCCCAGCGCCTCTGAAATGGCGCGGAAAGGCACCATGGTCGTTCCTTTCATGACGGTCGGCTGCACCGGAAAAGCCAGCGGGTAGCCATCAAGCATGATGCCGACTTTGCCCGAAGCGGCTTCCGCTGACGGAATGGCGGCAAATGATCCGGCGAGGATCGCGGAACTCAAAATAATTTTTCCTATTATTTTCATAGTTAGCTCTCCTTGTAAAACTAGCAATATTTCAACTCATAGATTACTAGATTTACTATATCACTAGTCCGGATGCCATTTCTACTTTTGAACTCCCCTAGTTTCTATTGACCTCCACCTCCACCGCCAGCTGATCCAGCTCTTGTTCGGTATAATCCCCATCCTCGGGATGCACCGGAAATTTCATAAGGACAGGCACAATGATAACCTTCTTGGCTTCTTTCGGAATCGGTTCGGCATATAAGCGCACATCTTTCAGTTGACTCCACTGGTCTTCAGGGAGCTTGCGGTCTTTGATCCGGCTGGAGTCCACGGAGGTCACGATGTTAAGGGGTTGCCCTTCCGCTTTGATCAAATATTTGATGCCGTAAAAGGTCTTTTCAGCTTTCTGGTTAGCCGCAATCATGCTCTGCGGTATTTCCCAGTGAAGCTTCCATTCGGAAGCAGTATCCGAAAAACGGGCTTGAACCACGTTAAACCGGACTTGCTGAAAATCGCGGGCTGCGCTCTCTTGATATATTTCGCTTGCAACGCCGTTTCCGGTTTGTTGGATATCAACGGCAAAATCCCAGTTCCCCTGTACCGTTTGCTGCCCCGCTGCATCTGTACTCGTGTCCATCACTCCAAGCGCAGGAACATGAACTAGAAGCTTGAATTTTTCCGGAAGTTTACCCTGAAAGAAATAGTTGACGATTCCCGCTTTGCCCTGATTCAGCACACCTCCGGAATCCGATTTCAAGACTGCGGGATCCAATTGTTTGATGGTCGCGTCCAGTTTGAAATCCGGAATGACATGGACATCCTTGGACATTACATTATCTTTTTTCTCAAGGCTGTAACTCAAGGAAAGTCTCATTCCATCGAATCTGGTCTCATGAATCTTTAAAATATAACCTTGATCTTCTTTTTGAGCCAGCACAGGCAGCACGGTCCCCCCTGAATCGTTTTTGCCTGAAGCAAGCCCCCGATCTCCCATCCATGAGAAAATGGAATGCACCCATGGCTTGATGGCGTCGGCAAAGGTGCTTTTGGAAAGAGCTATGATGGAAAAAGCCAACAGCAAACACGCCACGAATCCGGCAGCCGCTTTGCCCATGCGTAATCTATCCCTTCGTTCATGTGTTGGATCATGAGGCAGCCGGTTCAATGTGTCATCGATGCGCCGCCTTACCACATCCGGAATGGGATGCAGGCTATTTTCCATATTCGCTTTAATCCGCTCGTCCAGGACCGCTCGCTTCATTGCTGCTCCGCCTCCCCTTCCGTTTCTTTGAACAATACGGCTAATTTTGCCCTTGCCCGGTGCAGCCTCGATTTGACTGCGGATTCCGAAATCCCCAATGTTTGCGCTATATCTTTTACGGGAAAATCCTCCAAATAATACAACATGACAACCTCCTTATGTTCGAAGTCCAGACCGCATAGAAAATCATAAAGTTCAAGCTGCGACGCAGCTTCTATGCGATTGGATGGGTCCGCCCTCTCAACGATGTGCTTCAGCGGAATCACTTTGCCCTTTTGCCTGATCAATTGCCTGCATTCGTTAATGAGAATCCGGATGAGCCAGGTTCGAAAATACGCCGGTTCCCTCAGTTTGGTTATTCCTTTATAGGCTTTAAGGATGGTCTCTTGGATCGCATCAGCCGCGTCTTCATCCGACTTAAAAAATCCTTTGGCTATTGCATACATCATCTGCTCGTTTTCATGGATCAGGCAAATAAAAGCTTCGCGCGAGCCGCTTCTGGCCTCCTGCACGGTTTGTATGCTGCTCAATCAAAGCACGTCTCCTCTCTCTGCTTTTAACCATTAGATGGGGAAATACGAAGTGCGGTTGCCCAAATTCTCAAAATTTGTATGCATAGCAAAAAACCCGCCATTTAGACGGGTTTTAATAATCATGAATTAAAAAGCAGATTCACCGAGTATTGTTTGCCTTCCAACAGATCATACTCTACCATTCTGTAATCGTTAACCAGTTCTTGCTGCTCCGGATTCAGTCCTGAGATGACGCCCGAAGAACCAATCAGAACCTGTTTGTTAAGCCCAGGAATTTCCGATTTGACTTTTTCAAGCAATCTGTAATAAGGCGGCATATTCTGTCCGCTTAACTGAAAAACAGTCGGTCCGATAAATGCAGGGCTCAGCGTTCCCACTGATTGTTTGCCGATATCGAAATTCGCCATGTAGAGCAGCTTCGTTTCGTGCTTTAATCTTGGGTTATCGTTCCAGCCCGTTTGCGTGTAAATCCCTTCGGACAATGCCGGCAGGTGATCTCCCCAAAATACGACGATGGTCGGCCGCTTGATGTTCTTGATTTCCTTGCTTAGATATGCAAGCGCATCGTCGGTCAATTTGGTATCATGCACGTACGTTTCAAGTTCATCTTTATATTCCTGCTTTACGCCGCCCACCGTAATGGTATTCTCGCCATTCAATCCTTTGGTAAACGGAAAATGGTTTTGCATGGTTACCAAATGAAGGAATGTTGGTTTGTCCGCTTTTTTCAGCTCGCTAACGGCTTCCTGCACGGCAAACA
Encoded proteins:
- a CDS encoding sigma-70 family RNA polymerase sigma factor, encoding MSSIQTVQEARSGSREAFICLIHENEQMMYAIAKGFFKSDEDAADAIQETILKAYKGITKLREPAYFRTWLIRILINECRQLIRQKGKVIPLKHIVERADPSNRIEAASQLELYDFLCGLDFEHKEVVMLYYLEDFPVKDIAQTLGISESAVKSRLHRARAKLAVLFKETEGEAEQQ
- a CDS encoding DUF4179 domain-containing protein, with the translated sequence MKRAVLDERIKANMENSLHPIPDVVRRRIDDTLNRLPHDPTHERRDRLRMGKAAAGFVACLLLAFSIIALSKSTFADAIKPWVHSIFSWMGDRGLASGKNDSGGTVLPVLAQKEDQGYILKIHETRFDGMRLSLSYSLEKKDNVMSKDVHVIPDFKLDATIKQLDPAVLKSDSGGVLNQGKAGIVNYFFQGKLPEKFKLLVHVPALGVMDTSTDAAGQQTVQGNWDFAVDIQQTGNGVASEIYQESAARDFQQVRFNVVQARFSDTASEWKLHWEIPQSMIAANQKAEKTFYGIKYLIKAEGQPLNIVTSVDSSRIKDRKLPEDQWSQLKDVRLYAEPIPKEAKKVIIVPVLMKFPVHPEDGDYTEQELDQLAVEVEVNRN
- the cls gene encoding cardiolipin synthase translates to MNFSSLILGLILFLNFIFALFVVFKERRDAGTTWAWLLVLSFIPIAGFLLYLLFAQNFRHVRLFHWGDLKKIGVEETLLEQLEQMQNGNYQFRNESARKNRDLIYMHLNNNHSIFTEENAVDIITDGQEKFDRLFKDIAEAKNYIHVQYYIIRNDALGKKLIGILTQKAKEGVKVRVLYDQLGSKTLTKRFFREFRAAGGLAEAFFPSRLRLINLRLNYRNHRKLVIIDGDIGYVGGFNVGDEYLGLNSSFGYWRDTHLRITGSAVYAMQIRFILDWNQASHHHSITYTPNLFPRVEHAGKIGMQIVTSGPDSEFEHIKNGYIKMISSAKKSIYIQTPYFIPDASLLDALRIAALSGVEVKIMIPDKPDHIFVYWATYSYIGQLLKTGATVYLYNNGFIHAKTIVIDEEISSVGTANIDFRSFKLNFEVNAFLYDERIAKKLTEVFDEDLRVSRQLTLHEYEQRPRWIRLKESVSRLLSPIL
- a CDS encoding LysR family transcriptional regulator, with the protein product MNIERLEYLVEAAKTGSLSKAAQNLHVTISAISQSISSLEEEWGVTLLKRSRTGAIPTPEGEVIINKAIELLQKYNELKEAALGYSETVEGRLRVATIPGPVFLLEQAVLDFKKQHPQVKVEIAEQGSQDIIDDILNDKSDLGIIILFKNRLIEHMDLEFERLLKVKMVAATSLRSPLAFKKVITPAELIQQPVVLYNDDYVKWFMDEFQKKYGNADIVYTTNNRALISRACMNYLAVTLGLNYSFITEPLFPEDDTIILDLDLPQQSPVYLGVIQRKDRTPSTISRHFLERLKHDISELRQMM
- a CDS encoding pyridoxal phosphate-dependent decarboxylase family protein, whose translation is MNKKAIVEEEFLHSQEDNLETLLNKTALLQKQLKANNHLNPKFPSETFLYKKELEKSYMPETGVNTEGVFASLSEMFDGSMRPQSPYALFNMLPSPLLDTVAATTMTQLYNSNSLMDTFGGKTILFEQRIARAIGRLVGWDQSHGISCNGGKLTLFYAIKSAISKIVPESRREGIPKDLVVLTNEGAHYCVEHVCSILGLGANQCIRIGTKEDWRMDVDKLKQVIHDQLAKGKRIAAIVCCGGTTINFACDDTNEVYQCVKQVFKETNQTYFPYFHLDSVIGWLWFNFMGLSEEEWEQRVENPEIRFKIKRVAQKLEGVSHFDSFGVDMHKNGLCPYSTSFFVSKTDECFNLLNDGSYTYGENDYEFGNFRAYRYTIENSRPATGIAAAWVAMNRLGKTGYQEYLVRLHTLSSLFKKELENLSGVSVITASLGWEIVFTISFNRIQSYSSDFDPNEIAKTFIQYCWNETNKGREIPLISIVPEFKVTPEDRTRIAFLLYPMHLFSEDKTGEIISKLASCIYEFETKVLSGEIVIENRLLEKPIR
- a CDS encoding SDR family NAD(P)-dependent oxidoreductase, with amino-acid sequence MRFENKVAIVTGGASGIGESTVRLFAAEGAKVVIADFADRGQAVADELNQQGFDALFVKTDVTKEQDVIRLVEQTVEKYGKLDILFANAGIAQDAPADQLSYESWQRTIDINLSGVFLCDKYAIKQMLAQGAGGVIVNCGSIHSHVGKSRVTAYASAKGGVKLLTQSLSADYASQGIRINAVCPGYIDTPLIQGRTEALNNHLIGLHPMGRLGKPEEVAKAVLFLASDDASFITGTSLLVDGGYTAV
- a CDS encoding arylamine N-acetyltransferase family protein, whose protein sequence is MNSFHSQISQRAAAYLERIGYTGAIDRSASTLASLQEHHIYAVPYENLDILQGIPLSLELDDLYDKIVLRRRGGYCFELNALFGWLLEELGFQVTRYFARFWRDEPNPPPMRRHHVLRVKAEGQSYICDVGVGGIVPARPLLLVEGLEQQLGGECYRLELDPFYGWMLSERKHGEWSRIYSFTEEPQLPQDYEMASYWCQHAPDSIFTQTAMVFIRTLEGRNTVAGDEFRIFTSAGAQTFVPRSPDEYHKALQTYFGITLPFSGE
- a CDS encoding SDR family NAD(P)-dependent oxidoreductase, producing MRLEGKVALITGAGAGIGKTTAIRFAQEGAKVIVTDISLESVSQTAAEIEKAGGTALAFKHDVSNEDQWKSIVEESLNQFGAIDVLFNNAGIYFIKPIAEIGLDEWNRMISINVTGVFLGLKHVLPVMAKQKSGSVINASSIAGLIGASGHLAYGATKGAVRTMTKDAAIEYASANVRVNSIHPAYINTAMGDYAAQMSQMSEAELGKRVAPMGRFGTVEEVSNLVLFLASDESSYSTGSEFIIDGGATAN
- a CDS encoding stalk domain-containing protein, coding for MKIIGKIILSSAILAGSFAAIPSAEAASGKVGIMLDGYPLAFPVQPTVMKGTTMVPFRAISEALGIAVVWNPKEQTITATKASNGETKKVVLTIGSKNALVDGKSVPLANAPQTIQNSTMIPLSFFSQQFGAEVAWDQPTQTVSITSPQKEMYTMGFYALSSFDERAYIPSFNSVAFGWSRIDANGQFTVEGKEYKWPQAAGDITPESIIQDAAQQGTAPYLMVYSVDSNHELTKNLEDPALQANTISQIVKTASEKGFKGIALDLEGLGLTGDKNKVKSDYNGFIKNLSGKAHQAGLKLTVVLHPLNSSYSGYDYKTLANLADDLVIMAYAFEQEKGPEPLNKVDEAIRLALNETSKDKLILGISLGSEKDTTVNSKIGLAKRYDLKGVAFWRLGLFGKPAWSQINQSLEMK